Proteins encoded by one window of Cellvibrio sp. KY-GH-1:
- a CDS encoding class I SAM-dependent methyltransferase, whose translation MPSNALYSDLSHYYDLMCADIDYLEQSKQVSRLHRLFGNGGNQYLDMACGTGPHIRHFIDFGYAASGMDMNQPMLDIAQGRCPEAYFFQQDMSELQVATPVDLITCFLYSIHYNQTIAKLEACIAKVHAALNPGGIFCFNSVDKNLIDNRPGIKRHLSHQGSEFCFQSNWHYPGTGEQQQLQLSIEKTTAGNTELWRDHHPMAALSFAQMQELLEPTFEVHIFEHDYRTILPWNETSGNALFVAIKR comes from the coding sequence TACTCCGACCTCTCGCACTATTACGATCTGATGTGTGCGGATATCGATTATCTCGAGCAAAGCAAACAGGTTTCCCGCCTGCATCGGCTATTCGGTAATGGCGGAAATCAGTATCTGGACATGGCCTGTGGCACAGGGCCACATATTCGGCACTTTATTGATTTTGGTTATGCGGCGAGCGGCATGGATATGAACCAGCCGATGTTGGATATTGCCCAAGGCCGTTGCCCGGAGGCATATTTTTTCCAACAGGATATGAGCGAACTGCAAGTGGCAACGCCAGTGGATTTAATCACCTGCTTTTTGTATTCCATTCACTACAACCAAACGATTGCGAAACTCGAAGCATGCATTGCGAAGGTGCATGCAGCGTTAAACCCTGGCGGAATATTTTGTTTTAATTCGGTAGACAAAAACCTCATCGATAATCGTCCGGGCATTAAACGACATTTATCACATCAGGGTAGTGAGTTTTGCTTTCAATCCAACTGGCACTACCCCGGCACAGGTGAACAACAGCAATTACAGTTGTCCATTGAGAAGACTACCGCGGGAAACACTGAACTCTGGCGCGACCACCACCCTATGGCTGCCCTCAGCTTTGCGCAAATGCAGGAACTGCTGGAGCCCACATTTGAAGTCCATATTTTTGAGCATGATTACCGTACAATCCTGCCTTGGAATGAAACATCCGGTAACGCCCTGTTTGTTGCTATCAAACGCTAA
- a CDS encoding transmembrane 220 family protein, with amino-acid sequence MFTLATKTIHLLFALTLVAFAYLQLNDPDPVVWTLFYLICAVVPLLELINKRNRYVFWIAVGLCILDMGIYTHGAYTYYLHSNEEALMQSMSPAKPYIEEAREFLGSLIALVLINISYWLGSKTRV; translated from the coding sequence ATGTTCACCCTTGCCACCAAAACAATTCATCTGCTCTTTGCACTCACTCTTGTCGCGTTCGCGTACTTGCAACTTAACGACCCTGACCCGGTGGTCTGGACGCTGTTTTATTTGATCTGCGCAGTAGTACCGTTATTGGAACTCATCAATAAACGCAATCGTTACGTATTTTGGATCGCGGTCGGACTCTGCATTCTCGACATGGGCATCTACACTCATGGGGCTTACACCTATTATTTGCATAGCAATGAAGAGGCGCTCATGCAAAGTATGAGCCCTGCCAAACCTTATATCGAAGAGGCCAGGGAGTTTTTGGGTAGTTTGATAGCATTGGTTCTGATC